A stretch of Imperialibacter roseus DNA encodes these proteins:
- a CDS encoding 1-acyl-sn-glycerol-3-phosphate acyltransferase, with protein MRAVFRFMFWLLGWEAVGTKPTDKKFIIIVAPHTSFWDFFVGVAARSIFRLDTKYLGKKELFWFPLSVILRWLGGYPVDRTNAAGLVESVVDLFNSKDAFSIALAPEGTRKKVERLKTGFWRIAKAANIPIVLVSFDFKRRRVEMLEPFMPGEMETDMERIMAYYRGITGKRPGQDLR; from the coding sequence ATGAGAGCGGTTTTTAGATTTATGTTTTGGCTTTTGGGCTGGGAGGCTGTGGGTACAAAGCCCACGGATAAAAAATTCATCATTATAGTGGCCCCTCATACCAGCTTCTGGGACTTTTTTGTGGGTGTAGCTGCCCGCTCTATTTTTCGGCTGGACACAAAATATTTAGGTAAAAAAGAGCTTTTCTGGTTTCCCCTGAGCGTAATCCTTCGCTGGCTGGGTGGTTATCCTGTCGACAGAACCAATGCCGCCGGCCTTGTGGAGTCGGTGGTTGACCTGTTTAACTCAAAGGATGCATTCTCGATTGCGCTGGCACCAGAAGGAACCAGGAAGAAAGTTGAGAGACTTAAAACAGGGTTTTGGAGGATTGCCAAAGCTGCCAATATCCCGATCGTTTTGGTGAGCTTTGATTTTAAGCGAAGAAGAGTGGAAATGCTTGAGCCTTTTATGCCTGGAGAAATGGAAACGGACATGGAACGAATCATGGCTTACTACAGGGGCATTACAGGCAAGCGGCCCGGGCAGGATTTAAGGTAA